The following proteins are co-located in the Candidatus Aegiribacteria sp. genome:
- a CDS encoding SagB/ThcOx family dehydrogenase — MSGKDFLKANWNLLENFKSDQAKGAEHPRVQKPVDDSTPVTTLPEAESGIFPDAALRKVINSRRSVREFTDAPVSLEELSWLLWSTQGVQKVLKSGIATLRTVPSGGARHPFETYLLVNNVTGLEPGLYRYLPLDHSIAHLGEQIPQGKVISGCLGQAFCGKCAVTFVWSVIPYRTEWRYGPVSHKIIAIDAGHLCQNLYLACTAAGLGTCGIGAYDQKAMDFLLGFDGDDEYVIYIAPVGRRK; from the coding sequence ATGTCCGGCAAAGATTTCCTGAAAGCCAACTGGAACCTCCTGGAGAACTTCAAAAGCGATCAGGCAAAAGGGGCTGAACATCCCCGTGTTCAGAAACCGGTGGATGACAGTACTCCTGTCACAACCCTTCCCGAGGCAGAATCGGGAATTTTTCCTGATGCAGCTCTCAGGAAAGTTATTAATTCAAGGCGGAGCGTAAGGGAATTCACCGATGCTCCCGTCAGCCTCGAGGAACTCTCATGGCTCCTCTGGTCTACACAGGGTGTTCAGAAGGTACTGAAAAGCGGGATAGCAACCTTGAGAACCGTCCCCTCAGGGGGCGCTCGTCATCCATTTGAGACGTATCTTCTTGTAAATAACGTTACAGGCCTTGAACCGGGACTGTACAGGTACCTTCCGCTTGATCATTCCATTGCCCATCTTGGAGAACAGATACCTCAGGGTAAGGTAATCAGCGGATGCCTGGGCCAGGCTTTCTGCGGTAAATGCGCCGTTACGTTCGTCTGGTCAGTTATCCCTTACAGAACCGAGTGGAGATACGGTCCCGTTTCACATAAAATAATAGCCATCGACGCCGGACATCTCTGCCAGAACCTGTATCTTGCCTGCACAGCTGCCGGTCTTGGCACCTGTGGCATAGGAGCCTACGATCAGAAAGCAATGGATTTCCTGCTTGGATTCGATGGCGATGACGAATATGTGATATATATCGCTCCCGTGGGACGAAGGAAGTGA
- a CDS encoding C39 family peptidase: MYTVIIAVALAVLPDPAAVFIAIQDTPDGLFFTDGRSTGLHLASSEGELETLSLQPGAGRNVIFTDEGILFKECPAGELQRVICVTDGGKRTVIFSGEYFSGPFRCTPSTFLIAERDRIFEYDYQGEELTSWSIRGFPAWVTCSKGSLFYTGEGGGLEMVDILSGSLSKVSDCRETTFSSITAGAGDLLLAGKSPFGFIVLDPSGNVILENSEVYFPSLTDEGTILCSYLEFEGMEPVAGRVCCINPRTGAEHILVSEGVPLYPLQLSSGEIVWTDSDDGELHGIDTPTLPDLEMDSGTDDPDAHFDVPYMHQRWDTPVWFNGSWSCGPTSCMMAVQYYMMLTPDSIWVSYPSPGHWSLWGNYIPVEYTFLGYTYDELGPNPDNVYVPGAHGFICPDGGARWNNMVDFLNQHEVSSAWAGTSWSTLTDQINSNYPVVCSSNVLGYGHIILLNGYYSNHTIVVNDPFGDANESGWGNYYNGKDVLYDWPGYNNGHVQIGVSQLFYAQSQIPSEQDTLVDDCSRGFYKYANCRYWHLTGSGYNGNAWWTYSTGALPDTCIAEWHPVLPTEGNYDVSVYIPSNYASATGMYKLQTSSVIEEISLDQGLYSGEWVALGTFSLNYDSYLRLGDYTGTGGQYIAFDAALFSPSGTGISGDGSTVQTDEIRLWPNPCGELASILLPYGNEGVSIEVYDTVGRLVSNISSGEFTEIMQLDVSSLSAGLYLLRVNVNGTDGSVFTRLLSVCR; the protein is encoded by the coding sequence TTGTACACGGTAATCATTGCTGTTGCCCTCGCTGTTCTTCCGGACCCGGCTGCTGTTTTCATAGCCATTCAAGATACTCCGGATGGACTGTTTTTCACAGATGGCCGGAGTACCGGACTTCACCTTGCCAGCAGCGAAGGAGAGCTTGAAACTCTCTCCCTTCAACCTGGAGCAGGGCGTAATGTTATCTTTACAGATGAAGGAATTCTATTCAAGGAATGTCCTGCGGGAGAACTGCAAAGAGTGATCTGTGTGACTGACGGGGGCAAGAGAACTGTAATCTTTTCGGGAGAATATTTCAGTGGGCCTTTCCGCTGTACTCCCAGCACATTTCTGATCGCTGAAAGAGACAGGATCTTCGAATACGATTACCAGGGTGAAGAACTGACCAGCTGGTCCATAAGAGGCTTCCCCGCATGGGTTACCTGTTCGAAAGGATCTCTCTTCTACACCGGCGAAGGCGGCGGCCTTGAGATGGTCGATATCCTGTCAGGTAGCCTTTCGAAAGTATCAGACTGCAGGGAAACAACCTTTTCAAGTATTACCGCTGGAGCCGGGGACTTGCTTCTGGCTGGAAAATCCCCCTTCGGATTCATCGTTCTTGACCCTTCGGGCAACGTAATCCTTGAAAACTCGGAAGTTTACTTCCCTTCATTGACCGATGAGGGAACCATTCTGTGTTCGTACCTGGAATTCGAGGGAATGGAGCCTGTGGCAGGAAGGGTCTGCTGTATCAATCCACGTACCGGTGCTGAACATATCCTTGTTTCTGAAGGCGTACCGCTGTATCCCCTGCAGCTCAGTAGCGGAGAAATCGTATGGACCGATTCCGATGATGGTGAACTTCATGGAATTGACACACCCACTTTACCGGATCTAGAAATGGATTCCGGTACAGACGATCCTGACGCTCATTTCGATGTTCCATATATGCACCAGAGATGGGACACTCCCGTCTGGTTCAACGGAAGCTGGTCATGCGGTCCTACCTCATGCATGATGGCAGTTCAGTACTACATGATGCTTACTCCCGATTCCATATGGGTTTCTTATCCCTCCCCCGGTCACTGGAGCCTGTGGGGCAACTACATTCCCGTAGAATACACCTTCCTTGGCTATACATACGATGAACTGGGTCCGAACCCCGATAATGTCTACGTTCCCGGTGCTCACGGGTTCATCTGCCCCGATGGAGGAGCCCGGTGGAACAACATGGTTGATTTTCTGAATCAGCACGAAGTAAGCTCCGCATGGGCGGGTACTTCGTGGTCAACCCTTACAGACCAGATAAACAGCAACTACCCTGTGGTCTGTTCTAGCAATGTTCTGGGTTACGGTCATATTATCCTTCTCAACGGGTATTACTCCAATCACACTATTGTGGTGAACGATCCCTTCGGAGACGCGAATGAAAGCGGCTGGGGCAATTACTACAATGGAAAAGATGTCCTTTACGACTGGCCGGGTTACAATAATGGACATGTGCAGATAGGGGTAAGTCAGCTCTTCTACGCCCAGTCACAGATACCTTCTGAACAGGACACTCTTGTGGATGACTGCAGCAGGGGTTTCTACAAGTACGCCAACTGCCGTTACTGGCACCTGACTGGAAGCGGCTACAACGGCAACGCATGGTGGACGTATTCAACAGGAGCCCTCCCCGACACCTGCATCGCTGAATGGCATCCGGTTCTGCCAACCGAAGGTAATTACGACGTATCCGTTTACATTCCCTCTAACTACGCTTCCGCAACCGGGATGTACAAGCTGCAGACTTCATCGGTTATTGAAGAAATCAGCCTTGACCAGGGATTGTACAGTGGAGAATGGGTTGCTCTGGGTACTTTCAGTCTCAATTACGATTCTTACCTCAGGCTTGGCGACTACACGGGAACCGGCGGCCAGTACATCGCATTCGACGCTGCCCTTTTCAGCCCTTCCGGAACGGGAATCAGCGGGGATGGATCAACTGTCCAGACTGATGAAATCCGCTTATGGCCGAACCCCTGCGGAGAACTCGCCTCGATACTTCTGCCATACGGCAACGAAGGCGTTTCGATCGAGGTGTACGATACTGTGGGAAGACTTGTTTCGAATATCTCGTCCGGTGAGTTCACGGAAATTATGCAGCTGGATGTCTCGTCCCTCTCAGCAGGGCTTTACCTGCTTCGAGTCAACGTGAATGGAACAGACGGTTCAGTATTTACCAGACTTCTCTCGGTCTGCAGATAA